Proteins from a genomic interval of Marmoricola sp. OAE513:
- the glmU gene encoding bifunctional UDP-N-acetylglucosamine diphosphorylase/glucosamine-1-phosphate N-acetyltransferase GlmU, which produces MSDDLTVIVLAAGGGTRMKSKTMKVLHPIAGRSMIGHVLHAATSLSPTRIVAVVGNQREQVGPHIEALVPDVVLAVQESQNGTGHAVRIAWESLPPEARTGTVVVASGDTPLLRGESLQAFVEFHRSSRDVVSILTGIVARPHGYGRIVRGADGGVEAIVEQKDATEEQARIAEINSGILAFDAAFLDTVLPRLGNQNANGEYYLTDTVGLARADGSTVGAFTLEDVMETEGANDRAQLAVLAAEMNRRILDRWMRDGVTIIDPSSTWIDADVQLAQDVTVLPGVQLLGATVVGEDAVVGPDSTLKDVEVGAGAKVVRTHGELAVIGAGATVGPFSYLRPGTELGADGKIGAFVETKNARIGDGAKVPHLSYVGDAEIGEGANIGAGTIFANYDGVNKHRTVIGAHAKTASNNTFVAPVTVGDGAATGAGSVIRRDVPPGALAVSSGPQRHFDEWVQKRRAGTAQAKAAADAAGSGAGPAGAAPSGE; this is translated from the coding sequence ATGTCCGACGACCTGACAGTCATCGTCCTGGCGGCCGGCGGCGGCACCCGGATGAAGTCCAAGACCATGAAGGTGCTGCACCCGATCGCGGGCCGCAGCATGATCGGGCACGTCCTGCACGCCGCGACCTCGCTCTCGCCGACCCGCATCGTCGCGGTCGTCGGCAACCAGCGCGAGCAGGTCGGACCGCACATCGAGGCACTCGTCCCCGACGTCGTGCTCGCCGTGCAGGAGAGCCAGAACGGCACCGGTCACGCCGTACGGATCGCGTGGGAGTCGTTGCCTCCCGAGGCGCGTACGGGAACCGTGGTCGTCGCGTCCGGCGACACCCCATTGCTGCGTGGTGAGAGCCTGCAGGCGTTCGTCGAGTTCCACCGCTCTTCCCGCGACGTGGTGTCGATCCTCACCGGCATCGTCGCCCGCCCGCACGGCTACGGACGCATCGTCCGTGGCGCGGACGGCGGAGTGGAGGCGATCGTCGAGCAGAAGGACGCCACCGAGGAGCAGGCCCGCATCGCGGAGATCAACAGCGGCATCCTCGCCTTCGACGCGGCGTTCCTGGACACCGTGCTGCCGCGGTTGGGCAACCAGAACGCGAACGGGGAGTACTACCTGACCGACACGGTCGGCCTGGCCCGCGCGGACGGCAGCACCGTCGGTGCCTTCACGCTGGAGGACGTGATGGAGACCGAGGGGGCCAACGATCGCGCCCAGCTCGCCGTCCTCGCGGCCGAGATGAACCGTCGGATCCTGGACCGCTGGATGCGGGACGGCGTGACGATCATCGACCCGAGCAGCACCTGGATCGATGCCGATGTCCAGCTCGCCCAGGACGTCACCGTGCTCCCCGGGGTCCAACTGCTCGGCGCCACCGTCGTCGGCGAGGACGCGGTCGTCGGACCTGACTCGACCCTCAAGGACGTGGAGGTCGGAGCGGGTGCGAAGGTCGTTCGGACCCACGGCGAGCTGGCCGTCATCGGCGCCGGGGCGACCGTCGGCCCGTTCTCCTACCTGAGGCCCGGGACCGAGCTCGGCGCCGACGGCAAGATCGGTGCCTTCGTCGAGACCAAGAACGCCCGGATCGGGGACGGTGCGAAGGTCCCGCACCTCTCGTACGTCGGGGACGCCGAGATCGGCGAGGGCGCGAACATCGGCGCCGGCACGATCTTCGCGAACTATGACGGCGTCAACAAGCACCGGACCGTGATCGGTGCGCACGCCAAGACCGCCAGCAACAACACGTTCGTCGCTCCGGTGACCGTGGGCGACGGAGCGGCGACCGGAGCGGGCAGCGTCATCCGGAGGGACGTGCCGCCCGGCGCGCTTGCCGTGAGCAGCGGTCCGCAGCGGCACTTCGACGAATGGGTGCAGAAGCGACGAGCCGGGACAGCCCAGGCCAAAGCGGCCGCCGATGCGGCCGGGTCCGGCGCGGGGCCGGCAGGCGCAGCGCCTTCCGGCGAATAG
- a CDS encoding ribose-phosphate diphosphokinase produces MSEIKKTTEKNLMVFSGRAHPQLADEVAKELDTDLVPTSAYEFANSEIYVRYEESVRGCDAFVIQSHTAPVNEWIMEHLIMVDALKRASAKRITVVMPFWGYSRQDKKHRGREPISARLMADLFKTAGADRIITVDLHADQLQGFFDGPVDHLMALPILTDYIKDKYGDQELAVVSPDAGRIKVAERWSERLGGVPLAFIHKSRDITRPNETVANRVVGDVTGKICVLTDDIIDTGGTIVKAAEALMKDGAAGVVIAATHAILSDPAVDRLKNSSAVEVVITNTLPLAPEKEFDKLTCLSIAPLLSRAIKEVFEDGSVTSMFDGHA; encoded by the coding sequence GTGAGCGAGATCAAGAAGACGACCGAGAAGAACCTGATGGTCTTCAGCGGCCGGGCGCACCCGCAGCTCGCCGACGAGGTCGCGAAGGAGCTCGACACCGATCTCGTGCCGACCTCGGCGTACGAGTTCGCGAACTCCGAGATCTACGTCCGCTACGAGGAGTCCGTCCGCGGGTGCGACGCCTTCGTGATCCAGAGCCACACGGCGCCGGTGAACGAGTGGATCATGGAGCACCTGATCATGGTCGACGCGCTCAAGCGGGCGTCGGCGAAGCGGATCACCGTCGTGATGCCGTTCTGGGGCTACAGCCGCCAGGACAAGAAGCACCGTGGTCGCGAGCCGATCTCGGCCCGGCTGATGGCGGACCTCTTCAAGACCGCGGGTGCCGACCGGATCATCACCGTCGACCTCCACGCCGACCAGCTCCAGGGCTTCTTCGACGGTCCCGTCGACCACCTGATGGCGCTGCCGATCCTCACCGACTACATCAAGGACAAGTACGGCGACCAGGAGCTCGCGGTCGTCTCGCCGGACGCCGGACGGATCAAGGTCGCCGAGCGGTGGTCCGAGCGCCTCGGCGGCGTGCCGCTCGCGTTCATCCACAAGTCCCGTGACATCACCCGACCCAACGAGACCGTCGCCAACCGCGTCGTCGGTGACGTGACGGGCAAGATCTGCGTCCTGACCGACGACATCATCGACACCGGCGGCACCATCGTGAAGGCGGCCGAGGCGTTGATGAAGGACGGCGCGGCCGGAGTGGTCATCGCGGCCACCCACGCGATCCTCTCCGACCCGGCCGTCGACCGGCTCAAGAACTCCTCCGCGGTCGAGGTGGTCATCACCAACACGCTGCCGTTGGCTCCCGAGAAGGAGTTCGACAAGCTGACCTGCCTCTCGATCGCCCCGCTGCTTTCGCGGGCTATCAAGGAGGTCTTCGAGGACGGCTCCGTCACGAGCATGTTCGACGGGCACGCCTGA
- a CDS encoding 50S ribosomal protein L25/general stress protein Ctc, which produces MSEDLIKAEARTEFGKGAARRIRRADKVPAVIYGHGNEPVHVTLPGHDTLMAIRHGGANAVLNIEIDGKVQLALTKQIQSDPIKGFLEHVDFVAVKKGEKVTVEVPVHTTGEAAKETFVQIENNVVSVEAEATHIPEAIEVDIEGAEVGTQILASQLTLPKGSTLLTDGETLIVNITQATTAAEVEAELAEAEAEAGIEHDAPEAAADEAAADEAPAEDAADSE; this is translated from the coding sequence ATGTCTGAAGACCTGATCAAGGCCGAGGCCCGCACCGAGTTCGGCAAGGGCGCTGCCCGCCGCATCCGCCGTGCCGACAAGGTTCCGGCCGTCATCTACGGCCACGGCAACGAGCCGGTCCACGTGACGCTGCCGGGCCACGACACCCTGATGGCGATCCGTCACGGTGGCGCCAACGCGGTCCTGAACATCGAGATCGACGGCAAGGTCCAGCTCGCGCTGACCAAGCAGATCCAGTCCGACCCGATCAAGGGCTTCCTCGAGCACGTCGACTTCGTCGCGGTGAAGAAGGGCGAGAAGGTCACCGTCGAGGTGCCCGTCCACACCACCGGTGAGGCCGCGAAGGAGACCTTCGTCCAGATCGAGAACAACGTCGTCTCCGTCGAGGCCGAGGCCACCCACATCCCCGAGGCCATCGAGGTCGACATCGAGGGCGCCGAGGTCGGCACCCAGATCCTCGCCTCGCAGCTCACGCTCCCGAAGGGCTCCACGCTGCTGACCGACGGCGAGACCCTGATCGTCAACATCACCCAGGCCACCACGGCCGCTGAGGTCGAGGCCGAGCTCGCCGAGGCCGAGGCCGAGGCCGGCATCGAGCACGACGCCCCCGAGGCTGCCGCCGACGAGGCTGCTGCTGACGAGGCCCCGGCCGAGGACGCTGCAGACTCCGAGTGA
- a CDS encoding SRPBCC family protein: MPSIVEHSVEIAAPVEKVFAYVDDFHKTREWMYGLDKIEHVGGNQHGVGAEYDGVMKVGVSLSSRIRCTAYEENKMIELTSVRGIRNTQRWTFTALDDNRTLVDACISYSLPGGPVGATMAAGIKPFVGIAVKHTSETLVRNVESLRG, encoded by the coding sequence ATGCCGTCCATCGTCGAGCACAGCGTCGAGATCGCAGCGCCCGTGGAGAAGGTCTTCGCCTACGTCGACGACTTCCACAAGACCCGCGAGTGGATGTACGGCCTCGACAAGATCGAGCACGTCGGCGGCAACCAGCACGGTGTCGGCGCGGAGTACGACGGCGTCATGAAGGTCGGCGTCTCGTTGTCGTCGCGCATCAGGTGCACGGCGTACGAGGAGAACAAGATGATCGAGCTGACCTCGGTCAGGGGCATCAGGAACACCCAGCGCTGGACGTTCACCGCCCTGGACGACAACCGCACCCTGGTCGACGCGTGCATCAGCTACTCGTTGCCGGGAGGGCCTGTCGGCGCGACGATGGCGGCCGGCATCAAGCCGTTCGTCGGCATCGCGGTGAAGCACACCAGCGAGACGCTGGTGCGGAACGTGGAGTCGCTGCGCGGCTGA
- a CDS encoding wax ester/triacylglycerol synthase domain-containing protein: protein MSAERINGEDGLFLRFERPDTYTHTLKVLVLDPARHGAQVTLEDLHRVVGANLHLSPRATQRVGRLPGKRAWAWVPDENFDLAHHLEEVTAPGLGDRAALDQVCAEVLVRQLDRAHPLWAMTLVHGLEGGRQAVVVRVHHAISDGKASINMLYAASTASPDDVRQVPERTTEHAPVDGRGRFAAFRRASKENKKKLKEFGPVKDLPTLSRRTAFNAVTGKDRLCASTSLDFEDLREIARGAGLTVNGAFHGVVAGAMRRELLDRGFPVDAKLIAAFGVADGADPGRRFGNAFATSFAFLHADVEDPWERLHAAAENARRAIALRAATGFEYYRTGVEFQQYVLPHLRAAFANITPIVGNQITLANVPGPTANRWFGDVELVDWISQAIAIAPSVVSLTGYSYAGRLSLGLTVAPEAVPDPAAFLDRFRDSMEELLELVRSRESQPQPAS from the coding sequence ATGAGCGCTGAACGCATCAACGGGGAGGACGGTCTCTTCCTTCGGTTCGAGCGTCCGGACACCTACACCCATACGCTCAAGGTCCTGGTGCTCGACCCGGCCCGCCACGGTGCGCAGGTGACGCTCGAGGACCTGCACCGTGTGGTCGGCGCGAACCTGCACCTCAGTCCCCGAGCCACCCAGCGCGTCGGTCGACTGCCCGGCAAGCGGGCCTGGGCGTGGGTGCCTGACGAGAACTTCGACCTCGCGCACCACCTCGAGGAGGTCACTGCTCCCGGGCTCGGTGACCGTGCCGCTCTGGACCAGGTGTGCGCCGAGGTGCTGGTCCGCCAGCTCGACCGCGCGCACCCGCTCTGGGCGATGACCCTGGTGCACGGGCTGGAGGGCGGACGGCAGGCGGTCGTGGTCCGGGTCCACCACGCCATCTCGGACGGCAAGGCCTCGATCAACATGCTGTACGCCGCCAGCACCGCCTCGCCGGACGACGTCAGGCAGGTGCCCGAGCGGACCACCGAGCACGCGCCGGTCGACGGGCGCGGGAGGTTCGCGGCGTTCCGGCGGGCGTCGAAGGAGAACAAGAAGAAGCTCAAGGAGTTCGGCCCGGTCAAGGACCTGCCGACGCTGTCGCGGCGTACGGCGTTCAACGCGGTCACCGGCAAGGACCGGTTGTGCGCGTCGACGAGTCTGGACTTCGAGGACCTGCGCGAGATCGCGCGTGGTGCCGGGCTGACGGTGAACGGTGCGTTCCACGGTGTCGTCGCGGGCGCCATGCGCCGCGAGCTGCTGGACCGCGGGTTCCCGGTCGACGCCAAGCTGATCGCCGCCTTCGGCGTCGCCGACGGGGCAGACCCTGGGCGTCGCTTCGGCAACGCCTTCGCCACCTCGTTCGCGTTCCTGCACGCCGACGTCGAGGACCCGTGGGAGCGCCTGCACGCGGCCGCGGAGAACGCCCGTCGGGCGATCGCCCTGCGCGCTGCGACCGGCTTCGAGTACTACCGGACCGGAGTGGAGTTCCAGCAGTACGTGCTGCCGCACCTGCGAGCGGCGTTCGCGAACATCACCCCGATCGTGGGCAACCAGATCACCCTGGCCAACGTGCCCGGACCGACCGCGAACCGCTGGTTCGGCGACGTCGAGCTGGTCGACTGGATCTCGCAGGCGATCGCCATCGCGCCGTCGGTGGTCAGCCTCACCGGCTACTCCTACGCCGGTCGGCTCTCGCTCGGACTGACCGTCGCCCCCGAGGCGGTGCCTGACCCGGCAGCATTCCTGGACCGGTTCCGGGACTCGATGGAAGAGCTGCTCGAGCTCGTCAGGAGCCGAGAATCGCAGCCACAGCCGGCGAGCTGA
- a CDS encoding TetR/AcrR family transcriptional regulator — MGRPQSLDVDDLLDHARAIWVAERVAAVTIRALSARSGVSNGAIYHHFASRNHLLAQVWAREASGFLAFQAEEVRRAREAGTATDAVVAAALATGAYSVANADATRVLMASRPGSSAGDGVPETLQAQLRQYRASAATLLADLAHDLWSRRDATAVTVVRACAVDIPARLFVTARSPNDPLARFVVERAVRGVLAEEPPR; from the coding sequence ATGGGTCGACCGCAGTCACTCGACGTCGACGACCTGCTCGACCACGCCAGAGCGATCTGGGTGGCCGAGCGGGTCGCGGCGGTGACGATCCGCGCACTCAGCGCACGGTCCGGGGTGTCCAACGGGGCGATCTACCACCACTTCGCGTCCCGCAACCACCTGCTCGCCCAGGTCTGGGCACGCGAGGCGTCGGGCTTCCTGGCCTTCCAGGCCGAGGAGGTACGACGCGCACGTGAGGCCGGCACGGCCACGGACGCTGTCGTCGCGGCCGCGCTCGCGACCGGGGCCTACTCCGTCGCGAACGCCGACGCGACCCGGGTCCTGATGGCGAGCAGACCGGGATCCTCGGCAGGCGACGGCGTCCCGGAGACGTTGCAGGCCCAGCTGCGGCAGTACCGAGCCTCCGCGGCCACCCTGCTCGCCGATCTTGCGCACGACCTCTGGTCGCGGCGGGACGCGACCGCCGTGACGGTGGTGCGTGCCTGCGCGGTGGACATCCCGGCCCGCCTGTTCGTCACCGCCCGCAGCCCGAACGACCCCCTGGCTCGGTTCGTCGTCGAGCGCGCGGTCCGTGGCGTCCTCGCCGAGGAACCGCCGCGCTGA
- a CDS encoding acyl-CoA desaturase → MTASPTLDRATLDEPVVHATLGGETQSRTEQVALAIFIAVPFLALIAAVPIAWGGWLGWSDLAIMAAMYWFTGHGITVGFHRLFTHKSFKPNRFTKIALAVAGSMAIQGPIVRWVADHRKHHKFSDRDGDPHSPWKYGTNLRALWKGFWHAHMMWLFDTEQTVQRKYAPDLLKDKDIVRISKNFWAFVLLSMLLPAALGGLITWSWQGALTAFFWGSLVRVALLHHVTWSINSICHTIGDRPFVSRDKSANVWWLAIPSMGESWHNLHHADPTCARHGVQRGQLDTSARLIWILEKIGFVKEVRWPVAERVQAKLVSAQPAATA, encoded by the coding sequence ATGACTGCGTCCCCCACCCTGGACAGGGCCACCCTGGATGAGCCCGTGGTCCACGCGACCCTGGGCGGCGAGACCCAGTCGCGCACCGAGCAGGTCGCACTGGCGATCTTCATCGCGGTGCCGTTCCTGGCCCTGATCGCCGCTGTCCCGATCGCCTGGGGCGGTTGGCTCGGCTGGAGCGACCTCGCCATCATGGCGGCGATGTACTGGTTCACCGGCCACGGCATCACCGTCGGCTTCCACCGGCTCTTCACCCACAAGTCGTTCAAGCCGAACAGGTTCACGAAGATCGCCCTCGCCGTCGCCGGCTCGATGGCGATCCAGGGGCCGATCGTGCGCTGGGTGGCAGATCACCGCAAGCACCACAAGTTCTCCGACCGGGACGGCGATCCGCACAGCCCGTGGAAGTACGGCACCAACCTGCGCGCGCTCTGGAAGGGCTTCTGGCACGCGCACATGATGTGGCTCTTCGACACCGAGCAGACCGTGCAGCGCAAGTACGCGCCGGACCTGCTCAAGGACAAGGACATCGTCCGGATCTCGAAGAACTTCTGGGCCTTCGTGCTGCTCTCCATGCTGCTGCCTGCGGCCCTCGGCGGTCTCATCACCTGGTCCTGGCAGGGTGCACTGACCGCGTTCTTCTGGGGCTCGCTGGTCAGGGTCGCCCTGCTGCACCACGTGACCTGGTCGATCAACTCGATCTGCCACACGATCGGCGACCGCCCGTTCGTCTCGCGCGACAAGTCGGCCAACGTCTGGTGGTTGGCGATCCCGTCGATGGGCGAGTCCTGGCACAACCTGCACCACGCCGATCCGACCTGCGCCCGCCACGGCGTGCAGCGCGGCCAGCTCGACACCTCGGCCCGACTCATCTGGATCCTGGAGAAGATCGGCTTCGTCAAGGAGGTCCGCTGGCCGGTGGCCGAGCGGGTCCAGGCGAAGCTCGTCAGCGCCCAGCCCGCGGCTACTGCCTGA
- a CDS encoding acyl-CoA thioesterase domain-containing protein: protein MTAPTKYALFRLEDGLLVPQDIARSLWRADQMHGVATSGALARELENAVKSAGRDDLRPARYTVDLFKAPSMGPCAMASTVVREGSRLMLVDATLSQGGEVVARASCLFLKETENPPGEVWGPPDEPTPPPLDIAEVSDEPRVPIFFSEGVGWSQNFAEHQNGGRKQTWQTALAIVAGEKPTPFQGLAGAADSTSMVVNWGDAGVQYINTDVTLAISRVPVSQEIGLAAVNRTAHDGIATGSCIVFDREGPIGTTTVTSISNARRAVDFTQHDFTEDSINGA from the coding sequence ATGACGGCTCCGACGAAGTACGCCCTGTTCCGACTTGAGGACGGTCTTCTCGTACCCCAGGACATCGCTCGTAGTCTGTGGCGAGCCGATCAGATGCACGGAGTAGCCACCAGCGGTGCGCTCGCGCGGGAGCTGGAGAACGCCGTGAAGTCGGCCGGGCGGGACGATCTGCGCCCGGCGCGCTACACCGTCGACCTGTTCAAGGCGCCGAGCATGGGCCCGTGCGCGATGGCCTCGACCGTCGTCCGCGAGGGCTCCCGGCTGATGCTCGTGGACGCCACCTTGTCCCAGGGCGGCGAGGTCGTGGCGCGGGCGAGCTGCCTGTTCCTCAAAGAGACCGAGAACCCACCGGGCGAGGTCTGGGGCCCGCCGGACGAGCCGACCCCGCCGCCCCTGGACATCGCCGAGGTCTCCGACGAGCCGCGGGTGCCGATCTTCTTCAGCGAGGGCGTCGGCTGGTCGCAGAACTTCGCCGAGCACCAGAACGGTGGTCGCAAGCAGACCTGGCAGACCGCGCTCGCGATCGTGGCCGGAGAGAAGCCCACGCCGTTTCAGGGCCTGGCGGGTGCCGCTGATTCGACCAGCATGGTCGTGAACTGGGGTGACGCGGGCGTGCAGTACATCAACACCGACGTCACGTTGGCGATCTCGCGGGTGCCGGTCAGCCAGGAGATCGGGCTGGCCGCGGTCAACCGGACGGCCCACGACGGCATCGCCACCGGTAGCTGCATCGTCTTCGACCGCGAGGGTCCGATCGGCACGACGACCGTCACCTCGATCTCGAACGCGCGTCGTGCGGTGGACTTCACCCAGCACGACTTCACCGAGGACTCGATCAACGGGGCGTGA
- a CDS encoding calcium-binding protein, translating into MHTRSLLAVAALAAAAALVAAPAYAAKTCGGKVVTVDLSLGQSPTSGDDVILGLPGDDMLVAGAGNDTICGGTGNDLLLGQEGNDTIYGGSGNDLLDGGLGNDSLRGETGTDQLSFDDASSSSTDLSTGTASSPQAGNDTVTSIEVVYGTDGPDTMIGDDRANVFFGNKGSDTITGRGGNDVLYGDDDNVLDADGGNILQGGAGNDVLIGSLGNDTYSGGDGNDTVSFELSTVAITMNLGLTALQNTGEGSDTVVGTENLTGSQQVDQLDGDDGPNRIRGLGGNDRLDGDRGNDVVEGGDGNDFLYGYFGNDRLDGGNGGDVLRGGQDNDVLLGQGGNDELFGDDGYGSTSYTGTDALYGGDGDDLVDGGPGNDHLGGGNGNDSIQGYNGNDVLDPGAGDDDALGGAGSDTVTYAGAAKAVSLSLGKDGATQNTGGAGYDTLLSVEHLSGSRFADVLVGSAGGNVIKGGAGNDRIAGGAGNDTLLGGTGNDTITGDAGTDKLYGEAGKDKLNGGTQKDYCNGGPAKDSATGCEVKVAIRR; encoded by the coding sequence ATGCACACCCGCTCACTGCTCGCCGTCGCCGCACTGGCCGCGGCCGCCGCCCTGGTCGCCGCACCGGCGTACGCCGCGAAGACCTGCGGCGGCAAGGTCGTCACCGTCGACCTGTCGCTCGGCCAGAGCCCGACCTCGGGCGACGACGTCATCCTGGGTCTGCCCGGCGACGACATGCTCGTTGCCGGCGCCGGCAACGACACCATCTGCGGTGGCACCGGCAACGATCTGCTGCTCGGGCAGGAAGGCAACGACACGATCTACGGCGGTTCCGGCAACGACCTGCTCGACGGCGGCCTCGGCAACGACTCCCTGCGCGGCGAGACCGGTACCGACCAGCTCTCGTTCGACGATGCCAGCAGCTCGAGCACCGATCTCAGCACCGGCACCGCGTCGTCACCGCAGGCGGGGAACGACACGGTCACCTCGATCGAGGTCGTCTACGGCACCGACGGGCCCGACACGATGATCGGCGACGACCGGGCGAACGTGTTCTTCGGCAACAAGGGCTCGGACACGATCACCGGACGCGGCGGCAACGACGTCCTGTACGGCGACGACGACAACGTCCTCGACGCGGACGGCGGAAACATCCTCCAGGGCGGTGCCGGCAACGACGTCCTGATCGGCTCGCTGGGCAACGACACCTACTCGGGCGGCGACGGCAACGACACGGTCAGCTTCGAGCTCAGCACGGTCGCCATCACGATGAACCTCGGCCTGACCGCGCTCCAGAACACCGGCGAGGGGTCGGACACCGTGGTCGGCACCGAGAACCTCACCGGCAGTCAGCAGGTCGACCAGCTGGACGGCGACGACGGCCCCAACCGGATCCGTGGTCTCGGCGGCAACGACCGGCTCGACGGCGACCGGGGCAACGACGTCGTCGAGGGCGGCGACGGGAACGACTTCCTCTACGGGTACTTCGGCAACGACCGTCTTGACGGCGGCAACGGCGGAGACGTCCTGCGCGGCGGCCAGGACAACGACGTGCTCCTGGGCCAGGGCGGTAACGACGAGCTCTTCGGCGACGACGGCTACGGCAGCACCTCCTACACCGGAACCGACGCACTGTACGGCGGCGACGGTGACGACCTCGTCGACGGCGGTCCGGGCAACGACCACCTCGGCGGCGGCAACGGCAACGACTCGATCCAGGGCTACAACGGCAACGACGTCCTCGACCCCGGAGCCGGGGACGACGACGCGCTGGGCGGAGCGGGCAGCGACACCGTGACCTACGCCGGCGCGGCCAAGGCCGTGAGCCTGTCGCTCGGGAAGGACGGGGCCACCCAGAACACGGGTGGCGCCGGCTACGACACCCTGCTCTCCGTGGAGCACCTGTCGGGTTCGCGCTTCGCCGACGTCCTCGTCGGCTCGGCAGGCGGCAACGTCATCAAGGGCGGCGCCGGCAACGACCGCATCGCCGGCGGCGCCGGCAACGACACCCTCCTCGGCGGGACCGGCAACGACACCATCACCGGCGACGCAGGCACCGACAAGCTCTACGGCGAGGCCGGCAAGGACAAGCTCAACGGCGGCACCCAGAAGGACTACTGCAACGGCGGACCGGCCAAGGACTCGGCGACCGGGTGCGAGGTGAAGGTCGCGATCCGCCGCTAG
- a CDS encoding oxygenase MpaB family protein, which yields MTASDLRPAPTAIPNADAAVERYGTTGAAWVAGMWRADPLADAVVNDPSGPEAGRAVRLMMKQGVGAVTDPVPSVQALLDQITAEPAWLERERLDRASDVLVRYSAQWGLVLGAASLLAGANNWVAAQPLLLTGRYGNQPAVRSLEVGEWLSRVVARGGMAVDAPGFQHTVRVRMIHAHVRRHIGRNDEWDTDAWGVPIPQPYMAFTLAEFGHISLAAMEHLGVRLKPGELADIYHLWRYVGYVIGVDDSLNPTDEADQIRIEELYRLTSPGPNVYSRDFTRALTEEYLAPQLATMLPGPQRWREEAAKKLMYGMSRVFLGDAAADDLGIPDGATKHVVRALRPALAAADQIRLRRFGREEVTRRGYAERATELARLKAEHAMTHDLVDAVPGAVGRGH from the coding sequence GTGACCGCCAGCGACCTGCGTCCCGCGCCCACCGCGATCCCGAACGCCGACGCGGCGGTCGAGCGGTACGGGACGACCGGCGCCGCCTGGGTGGCCGGCATGTGGCGGGCGGACCCGCTGGCCGACGCCGTCGTCAACGACCCGTCGGGGCCTGAGGCTGGTCGCGCCGTACGCCTGATGATGAAGCAGGGAGTCGGTGCGGTGACCGACCCGGTGCCCTCGGTGCAGGCACTCCTCGACCAGATCACCGCCGAGCCGGCGTGGCTCGAGCGCGAGCGGCTGGACCGCGCGAGCGACGTCCTGGTCCGGTACTCCGCGCAGTGGGGGCTGGTGCTCGGTGCGGCGTCGCTGCTCGCCGGGGCGAACAACTGGGTCGCCGCGCAGCCGCTGCTGCTCACCGGCCGCTACGGCAATCAGCCCGCCGTACGGTCCCTCGAGGTCGGGGAGTGGCTGTCCCGCGTGGTGGCGCGCGGTGGGATGGCGGTCGACGCCCCGGGCTTCCAGCACACGGTCCGGGTCCGGATGATCCACGCCCACGTGCGCCGCCACATCGGTCGCAACGACGAGTGGGACACCGACGCCTGGGGTGTGCCGATCCCGCAGCCGTACATGGCGTTCACCCTTGCCGAGTTCGGGCACATCTCGCTGGCTGCGATGGAGCACCTTGGGGTGCGCCTGAAGCCCGGCGAGCTCGCGGACATCTACCACCTGTGGCGCTACGTCGGGTACGTGATCGGGGTGGACGACTCCCTGAACCCGACCGACGAGGCGGACCAGATCCGGATCGAGGAGCTCTACCGGCTGACCTCGCCCGGGCCGAACGTCTACAGCCGGGACTTCACGCGAGCCCTGACCGAGGAGTACCTCGCTCCGCAGCTCGCGACCATGCTGCCCGGACCGCAGCGGTGGCGCGAGGAGGCTGCCAAGAAGCTCATGTACGGCATGTCGCGGGTGTTCCTCGGCGATGCTGCGGCCGACGACCTGGGCATCCCCGACGGTGCGACCAAGCACGTGGTCCGGGCGTTGCGCCCGGCCCTGGCGGCGGCCGACCAGATCAGGCTGCGTCGGTTCGGGCGCGAGGAGGTCACCCGTCGCGGGTACGCCGAACGTGCGACCGAGCTCGCCCGCCTGAAGGCGGAGCACGCTATGACCCACGACCTGGTCGACGCGGTTCCCGGCGCGGTCGGGCGTGGTCACTAG